The following coding sequences lie in one Vibrio sp. BS-M-Sm-2 genomic window:
- the cgtA gene encoding Obg family GTPase CgtA, translating to MKFVDEAVVKIEAGDGGNGTVSFWREKFVAKGGPDGGDGGDGGDVYIQADENLNTLIDYRFQRFYNAERGENGRGGNCTGKRGKDITLKVPVGTRAVDIHTNEIVAEVAEHGKKVMVGKGGWHGLGNTRFKSSVNRAPRQKTMGTKGEVRELRLELLLLADVGMLGLPNAGKSTFIRSVSAAKPKVADYPFTTLIPSLGVVSVVPEKSFVVADIPGLIEGAADGAGLGIRFLKHLERCRVLLHMIDIMPIDQSDPIQNALTIIDELEQYSEKVSQKPRWLVFNKVDLMPEDEADEKIQEIIDALGWEGEYFKISAVNKIGTKDLCFKLGEFMENLPREVVEVEEEEKVDFMWDDYHKDAMSGKNVVTEDDDDWDDWDDEEDDGHVIYVRD from the coding sequence ATGAAATTCGTTGATGAAGCGGTAGTAAAAATAGAAGCCGGTGATGGCGGTAATGGTACAGTTAGCTTTTGGCGCGAAAAATTCGTCGCTAAAGGTGGCCCTGACGGCGGTGACGGCGGTGACGGTGGTGATGTTTACATTCAAGCGGATGAGAACTTGAACACACTGATCGATTATCGTTTCCAACGCTTTTACAACGCAGAGCGTGGTGAGAACGGTCGCGGTGGTAACTGTACTGGTAAACGTGGTAAAGACATTACACTGAAAGTACCTGTAGGTACTCGTGCGGTTGATATCCATACCAACGAAATCGTTGCTGAAGTTGCTGAACACGGTAAGAAAGTAATGGTTGGTAAAGGTGGTTGGCACGGTCTTGGTAACACGCGTTTTAAATCGTCTGTTAACCGTGCACCTCGTCAAAAGACAATGGGTACTAAAGGTGAAGTTCGCGAACTGCGTTTAGAGCTTCTTCTATTAGCTGACGTTGGTATGCTTGGCCTACCAAACGCAGGTAAATCTACTTTTATTCGTTCAGTATCTGCTGCGAAACCAAAAGTGGCTGATTACCCGTTCACTACCTTGATCCCAAGCTTGGGCGTGGTAAGTGTCGTCCCTGAAAAGAGCTTCGTCGTTGCCGATATCCCTGGTCTAATCGAAGGCGCAGCTGATGGCGCAGGCCTTGGTATTCGTTTCCTTAAGCACCTTGAGCGTTGTCGTGTTCTTCTGCATATGATCGATATTATGCCGATCGATCAGTCTGATCCTATTCAGAATGCACTAACGATCATTGATGAGCTTGAGCAATACAGTGAAAAAGTTTCACAGAAACCTCGTTGGTTAGTGTTCAACAAAGTTGACCTAATGCCTGAAGACGAAGCAGACGAAAAGATTCAAGAAATCATCGATGCTTTGGGTTGGGAAGGCGAGTACTTCAAGATCTCTGCTGTGAACAAAATCGGCACCAAAGATCTTTGCTTCAAACTAGGTGAGTTTATGGAAAACCTACCTCGTGAAGTTGTAGAAGTTGAAGAAGAAGAAAAAGTAGACTTTATGTGGGATGACTACCATAAAGATGCGATGAGCGGTAAGAATGTCGTCACTGAAGATGACGATGACTGGGACGATTGGGATGACGAAGAAGATGACGGTCATGTTATCTATGTTCGTGACTAA